A portion of the Myripristis murdjan chromosome 13, fMyrMur1.1, whole genome shotgun sequence genome contains these proteins:
- the fam168a gene encoding protein FAM168A isoform X1 has product MASGHPTDKFSFMYQPDTHKSKNRLSSGMNPVYSPVQPGTPYGNPKNMAFTGYPGGYPTTAPTYTPNLYQTGSPGYPPGYTPAGTPYKVPPTQTNGAPPPYTPTPTPYPTAMYPIRSAYPQQNLYAQGAYYTQPVYAAQPHVIHHTTVVQPNSIPSTALYPAPVPVPAPRNNGMAAMGMVAGTTMAMSAGTLLTAPQHAPIGAHPVTVPTYRPQGTPGYSYVPPHW; this is encoded by the exons ATGGCGAGCGGGCATCCCACAGACAAATTCAGTTTCATGTATCAGCCAGACACGCACAAGAG TAAGAACAGGTTATCTTCGGGTATGAATCCAGTCTACAGCCCCGTTCAGCCCGGGACCCCATATGGAAACCCTAAGAACATGGCCTTCACAg GCTATCCAGGAGGGTATCCTACCACGGCTCCCACCTATACACCCAACCTGTATCAAACAGGCAGTCCTGGGTATCCACCAG GATATACTCCAGCAGGCACCCCATACAAAGTGCCCCCCACTCAGACAAATGGAGCGCCCCCTCCCTAtaccccaacccccaccccataCCCAACAGCTATGTACCCCATCCGCAGTGCCTACCCTCAGCAGAACCTATACGCACAG GGAGCATACTACACTCAGCCAGTGTATGCGGCTCAGCCCCATGTGATTCACCACACCACTGTGGTGCAGCCCAACAGCATCCCCTCCACAGCCCTGTACCCCGCACCCGTCCCTGTTCCTGCTCCCCGCAACAACGGCATGGCTGCCATGGGGATGGTAGCTGGGACAACCATGGCTATGAGTGCAG GGACCCTGCTGACAGCACCCCAGCACGCTCCCATTGGAGCGCACCCAGTTACTGTGCCAACCTACAGGCCCCAAGGGACACCTGGGTACAGCTACGTCCCACCCCACTGGTAG
- the fam168a gene encoding protein FAM168A isoform X2: MNPVYSPVQPGTPYGNPKNMAFTGYPGGYPTTAPTYTPNLYQTGSPGYPPGYTPAGTPYKVPPTQTNGAPPPYTPTPTPYPTAMYPIRSAYPQQNLYAQGAYYTQPVYAAQPHVIHHTTVVQPNSIPSTALYPAPVPVPAPRNNGMAAMGMVAGTTMAMSAGTLLTAPQHAPIGAHPVTVPTYRPQGTPGYSYVPPHW, from the exons ATGAATCCAGTCTACAGCCCCGTTCAGCCCGGGACCCCATATGGAAACCCTAAGAACATGGCCTTCACAg GCTATCCAGGAGGGTATCCTACCACGGCTCCCACCTATACACCCAACCTGTATCAAACAGGCAGTCCTGGGTATCCACCAG GATATACTCCAGCAGGCACCCCATACAAAGTGCCCCCCACTCAGACAAATGGAGCGCCCCCTCCCTAtaccccaacccccaccccataCCCAACAGCTATGTACCCCATCCGCAGTGCCTACCCTCAGCAGAACCTATACGCACAG GGAGCATACTACACTCAGCCAGTGTATGCGGCTCAGCCCCATGTGATTCACCACACCACTGTGGTGCAGCCCAACAGCATCCCCTCCACAGCCCTGTACCCCGCACCCGTCCCTGTTCCTGCTCCCCGCAACAACGGCATGGCTGCCATGGGGATGGTAGCTGGGACAACCATGGCTATGAGTGCAG GGACCCTGCTGACAGCACCCCAGCACGCTCCCATTGGAGCGCACCCAGTTACTGTGCCAACCTACAGGCCCCAAGGGACACCTGGGTACAGCTACGTCCCACCCCACTGGTAG